The region CCAGCCGTTGAAATGATTGAATAATTTTCGTCTCTGCCGTTTCTGCGTCTCGTTCTTTTCcatctgtttttattgttgcttattttttcccctgacaactttttttttttttttttttcctcccccccccccgacagaaTCTGCTGGAAACAAGGAAACTGGACCAGAAGTGAGGGGGGAAAGAGCGGATTAATAAAAGAGCAGAAGGGACCGTCGCAGTGGGTGTGTGCCGACTGGCTGGATGCGTGCCGACCGGCTGGAGTGCACCATGCTAACGTGAGCGCGGCCCCCCGGCACCCTCGGGCTCCCCCTGTTCGTCCAGCGCTCGCCGGTGGGAGTTTGGATCGGCTCCAGCCGCACGGCACGCCGTGCCCGGATCTCGGACGGTTTGGCCGGTACCATGGCGAAGAGGCTTTTTTGGAAATAAGGACGGAGACGGGAGCTCTTGGAGGAAAGGGGAAGCTGCGTCTCCCGCCCTGCACCCTCTCCTATTGCCCCGTTTGCCGCCGGTAGGCGGTGCCGGGGCGTGTCCCCGTCCGGTCTGGTCCGGTCTACTCCGGGACGCCGGCGTGACTCGCACCCGCTGCCATCATTCACAGCCGTGACGGAGCTGGTCTCTGCTCGCCGGCAACGTTGCGGAGGCGATTTGGGTCGGGGCACGGCTTGCGGGATCGGCGGGAAGGATCTGAATCGACTCGTGGACGGAGTTCCTAACCGTTAACCTTAGagttgtgtttctgttccatttGTCCTTGGCTTGGACAAGAGCCTTTGTGTTTCGTTTTCCAGCTGCAGACCTCTTGACCGAGGTCGCTCCCCTTAAACTCTTTTCCCGGTGGGCCCCGGGAAGGCCCGGACGCCTGTTATGGCTGTCAACGTGGCGGTGGGTCGGGACACCAGGTGGCTCACTCTGGAGGTGTGCCGCGAGTTCCAGAGAGGCACCTGCTCCCGTTCGGACGCCGAGTGCAAGTTCGCCCACCCGTCGCGCAGCTGCCACGTGGAGAACGGCCGAGTCATCGCCTGCTTCGACTCGCTCAAGGTAACGGCCGCCTTCGGGGTAGTCTGTCGCTCTGCTGGATTTTCCGCTCCTCGTTGAGAAAATTGTTTTCTTACAAGGTGTCGCTGAGGACAAAGTGGGAGCGATGGCTTTGCGACGTAAACGATAAGTTGAACAACATGGGTTCGGTTACGCTGTCTGTCTGACCTTCGTGTCAGCGGAGGAGACGACGGCAGCTCGCAGGTAGCGAAGTGGTGGAAGTCTCATAACCTGGAGATTTGCAGTCTCACAAGGGGgttcccgctgtagtaccccagAGCAGGGTATTTATGCCATGTTGTTAAAGCAAAATATCCCTTGGCGTGAATAAGTCGGAGTCTTGAAAATCCAAAACGGCgttgctgtgatttattattatcagaGCAGTAGATACATACTGATGCAGGCTGAACGGGTGAGGATGGGTTCTGTCCCTTTCGTAGCTATTCTTCGAACTTTGGGCATGACATCTCCTACGGGTAACTGTAATCCAAGcgttaaaaaaaactgaaatgacataGGAAGAAGTGCTACAAAGGACTGCAGTGAGTAGAAATAAGAGAAACGTGTCCAGCCAGAAGTGAACAAGGTGTTGAGGGCAGTCGGacaagatgatgatgatgatgatgatgatgatgtgggaAATGTGAACGCTCTTCCCTTCGCAGTCTTGACCACGCCGCACAGGGACTATTATTGACCAGTATCTTAGTAACCTTCCATTTTGCTgcatcatttttatatttcttcacaAGGAAGCAACAGTGGCAGAGACCCTGCTTCAGGATATTGACTCTACTGCAATATTGTCGTTATTATCTTACTATTGATAGCACTTAGTGGCCGGTGCTTAATAATTCCCTTTTTTCGGTCTGAATTTGTAACGCAGACAGAGTGAAAGTGATCGGTTTGACAAGTTTTCACCAACTCTTGATCGTCAAGCCAGGCGCCCGAAGGtcatgtacatttttctttattatccCTTTTATAATAGGGACAGCCGGTCGCGCAATGGTTGGAGTTactgtctttgaacccaaaggtcgtaggttcgaaccccacctctggctgtacttagcctgaattgctccagtaaaattatccagttgtacaaaagaataaataattgtaggtagactaacgtTGTAAGTTACATGTTCAGTTCTTTTACGTTAATCATTAATTAAGCCTTTCGGTGTCATCTTCAGCGGAGCTGGATTAAATAACGTTCTGACTTAAGCCGaggcagtgctgtttttttaaaacccatatTTACCAGGTGATGTCTTCCTATTAATGCGACCGTTGTACTCAGAAATCGCGTCGCGCGTTTTAACCGGAACCTTCAGGGACGATAAGTGCTGACCGCCACAACCCAGTTTAGCTTCCCACTCAGGATGTCATGCAGCGTTCAGGCAGGAGCTGGATGCCATTACTCCAGTCACCCCGTCTGACACATTTCGACGGGCGTGGAGATCGCCGAGGCACCGTCTCGTGATGCACGGCGGGACTCGGGCCAcccgcccctccccccatccTTATGGAGttgcctttttctccttttttccatCCATCACCTCCGTCAGTCTGGCCTCAGCAGTTGGTAGGTGACCTTTTTCCGGAGAGGGACACGAATGATACGGACCCTAGACCCCTGTTCCCCCGAAGCCTTTCTCTCTTTGTAGGTGGCGGAGCGACGGGCAGGGAGAGTCGATCCGAAGGGACGACGCACACCTTAAGTGTGACGGCGCCGGGAGGGGGGTTGGATTACGACCCGCGTGAAGGCGGAAGAGATTGGCGTTCGTGGTCTCGTACTTTTCCTGGCCTCCTCCGTTACGTTCAACACCGCCTGACCACTATCATTCAGACGATACTATTTGATGCATTGTTTCCAACGTGAATAATTTAATGTGCCGTACGTAGCGGTCACCGTTTTCATCGTCTACCCGAAGTGGTCTCGTGTGTTTTCTCAGACAGTCTGGCAGCTACATGATGGTGATTCTGTTGCTACAgtaagaaaacatgttttttctaCATGTTTATGGAAAACAAATGGAATCCCCAGCTGGAACAGTTAACAGTGAGGGGAACTTTCCTGTGCGGGTTGAGGTCGTATTTCTGTTCCCTCCGTTTTTATTGAGCAGAGAGGGCATGAGGATAAACTTCTCCCTGGTAGCCTCCGTTTCCATGACTACAAGGAGGCGATCCCTGACCTACTCCGTgctatttacagatttttatttctctttttctctctcggAGGAGTAGCAAGGTCAGTTTACTAATGTGTCCCACCTTCTTATACACAGTAAATGCATCCCTATTGTTGAATTTAAAGTCCAGCAGGCTGTCGCAGTAGCGGGAGGTTCCGGAAGGTTCTTTGCTGAATCATTTGCCGAAAGGATCTAAATAAACGACCGATCTTCATATAAACCTTCGTCTCTCGCGTGGTGTCCGGGCATTAACGTCTCGCCACTGTTTGTGTCAGCGATGGCTGAAGATAGATGAGAGCACAGCACAGATTTATAGGGGCGAAGGCTCATGGGACTTGGAGTTTAAATAGACTTGTCTCCTTGCTGCTGACGCAAGGGTTGTAACCTTCATTTATCTTCATCGCTGAGGCAACTACGTCATGCGAGGCGATTGTGGATTTAAGTAACCTTCCCTGTCGCTGTCGACCTAGGGGCGCTGCACACGTGACAACTGCAAATACCTGCACCCGCCACCCCACCTGAAGACGCAGCTGGAGATAAACGGGCGCAACAACCTGATCCAGCAGAAGACGGCGGCGGCGATGTTGGCTCAGCAGATGCAGTTCATGCTGCCCGGGGCCCAGCTGCAGCCCATAGTGAGCAGTGGGGAGCGCAAAGATCGCGTGTGTCTgcgtgtatgtctgtgtgtgtctgtgtgtgagaaggagggttttttttttttttttttttttcttttttccttcccaatttttgttttgcatgaatTCTTATTAACGGCAGCTACCAAATCAGCATGCAAGTATGAGTCACGTTCACTTGCCCCGTTTTTCCGGCTCCCCACTTCCTCCAGACAGCGTTCCCGGTCACGCCCTCCCTGGCAACAGATCCCGGCATGGCTTTCAGCCCATACCTGAGCCATATGAGTCCCAGCATGAGCCTGGTTCCGGAGCTGCTGCCCAGCACCCCCGTGCTGGTGTCGGGGAGTCCCGCCACCCTGGCTGTGGGCGGTAGCAATCCCACGCAGAAGCACCTGCGCACGGACAAACTTGAGGTACTACGCCACACAGAGCGTCCATCTGCATGCCCGCAGCCTTGGAGCGCCGCTCGCCTCCCGCCGCCTCTGCTCCTGCCATCTTCTCCCTCGCTGCTCCCGTTCCCCGACTGGACCGGACTCGCTTTCGTATTTACTAAAATTACCGGACGGGTTTTGCTCCTACTGTGCTTCCTTTGCCATTTTGGGccatgtgcttttatttttcattcttttatggAAACATTTCGGTGTCCTCTACTTGCAAAATCCTCAACGTATAAACATGCGAACGAGCATGTCGGATTTAAGATGAAGCATCATCCTTCGTGGATCGAAACGATAAGACGGTGGCAGAGCTGTACCTTGCATGTTGATTTGTGAATGTTTTCTTGGGAGCATCTAGTAGGACAAAATGTACGGTGTTTACTGGCTGGTCTCTTCTATTGAATTAACTGATTTAGAACTGAAATTGGATGTGGAATGTGATATGACACGACCAGCTGTTCCCTGTTGGATCCGTTCTGCCTAGATGGTGAACGTGTTGTGGTAGCCTGAGGAAATGTCCCTGAATGTGTTTTGACAGTGTTCTCCCAGCATTGGTTCTATCCATTCATTGCACAGGAGACTGATGCAACGGTGGTGACggtttataaatatttaaaacgcAGATTAAAATTCAGTGAGGGGataatgctgaaaatgtgtTCCATGAAACAAAACTAGAATTAgatttttaagatttaagattttttttccatggttaAAGTATGATTGATAGCCTCAACTGGAAAAGTCGTTTAGAAATTGCCACATCATCCAAAATAAACGTAGCTTTTGCAATACAGTTTTAGGTAGAGCTTGCTGGGTAACGGCAACGGAGGACTTTCAGTTTTGGCAAAGGTAGTTCTGTTCGTATCCAGCTGTCCATATGGCACCTGGTATAGATCATTAATCTTATCGGAAGTGGAACCATAAAGCTGGGTTTGGTCTTGCATATAAAACTTTATAGGATATTGTTCCGAAATATTACGCGTTAATTCAGCACTTAGGTTCGCTTGGAGT is a window of Scleropages formosus chromosome 14, fSclFor1.1, whole genome shotgun sequence DNA encoding:
- the LOC108928996 gene encoding muscleblind-like protein 3 isoform X2; translation: MAVNVAVGRDTRWLTLEVCREFQRGTCSRSDAECKFAHPSRSCHVENGRVIACFDSLKGRCTRDNCKYLHPPPHLKTQLEINGRNNLIQQKTAAAMLAQQMQFMLPGAQLQPITAFPVTPSLATDPGMAFSPYLSHMSPSMSLVPELLPSTPVLVSGSPATLAVGGSNPTQKHLRTDKLEVCREFQRGNCTRGENDCRYAHPQEAAMVDGSENSVIVCMDYIKGRCSRDKCKYFHPPAHLQAKIKAAQHQASQNAAAAAAMALPPGALQSVPKRPAVEKSNGGAAAVFGPGMFHYQQALANLQLQQQAFIPAVDAGEVLSTGPMDLHCVPMDTPFHPIPKVLMTSQAALNPVSLSRNPS
- the LOC108928996 gene encoding muscleblind-like protein 3 isoform X3; its protein translation is MAVNVAVGRDTRWLTLEVCREFQRGTCSRSDAECKFAHPSRSCHVENGRVIACFDSLKGRCTRDNCKYLHPPPHLKTQLEINGRNNLIQQKTAAAMLAQQMQFMLPGAQLQPITAFPVTPSLATDPGMAFSPYLSHMSPSMSLVPELLPSTPVLVSGSPATLAVGGSNPTQKHLRTDKLEVCREFQRGNCTRGENDCRYAHPQEAAMVDGSENSVIVCMDYIKGRCSRDKCKYFHPPAHLQAKIKAAQHQASQNAAAAAAMALPPGALQSVPKRPAVEKSNGGAAAVFGPGMFHYQQALANLQLQQQAFIPAVAMMHGATPSTVSSATTPVTNVPFADTPASNQMLVRF
- the LOC108928996 gene encoding muscleblind-like protein 3 isoform X4 — protein: MAVNVAVGRDTRWLTLEVCREFQRGTCSRSDAECKFAHPSRSCHVENGRVIACFDSLKGRCTRDNCKYLHPPPHLKTQLEINGRNNLIQQKTAAAMLAQQMQFMLPGAQLQPITAFPVTPSLATDPGMAFSPYLSHMSPSMSLVPELLPSTPVLVSGSPATLAVGGSNPTQKHLRTDKLEVCREFQRGNCTRGENDCRYAHPQEAAMVDGSENSVIVCMDYIKGRCSRDKCKYFHPPAHLQAKIKAAQHQASQNAAAAAAMALPPGALQSVPKRPAVEKSNGGAAAVFGPGMFHYQQALANLQLQQQAFIPAVAMMHGATPSTVSSATTPVTNVPFADTPASNQ